From a region of the Streptomyces sp. NBC_00193 genome:
- a CDS encoding DEAD/DEAH box helicase: protein MLLEVLKPGLRIDGLIPAEVVTVIAAQWHGANALELTYKTAGGVLDQRVVFRKDEEKLSVAHSGSRAFDANVGDFKLVAEAQRISLAGLFDPMLAVATSDVQPLPHQIRAVYGELMPRTPLRFLLADDPGAGKTIMAGLYIKELLLRDDVKRCLVVAPGGLVDQWQDELFFKFGLRFDLLTNQLIDSQLNLNVFETYPLLIARMDQLSRNEHLKAQLQETDWDLIVVDEAHRMGGHYFGGKVEKTKRFQLGEMLGEITRHLLLMTATPHSGKEEDFQLFLTLLDRDRFEGRQNRSTDVSGIMRRMIKEDLLTFEGRRLFPERLAETVPYELTALEYDLYEDVTHYVREGMNRADRIGGTRKNTVGFALTVLQRRLASSPEAIYKSLVRRTERLERRKQEILDGTCRESMPTVDLADFDHGDLNADEIEEIEEELLDAATAAQTVDELDVELIELRALVQTAQRVREAGTDRKWIELSALLRDHALVTDADGRPRKLIVFTEHRDTLHYLQGKIGSLLGATDAVRAIHGGVRRAERRQITEEFTKNCDARILLATDAAGEGLNLQAAHLMINYDLPWNPNRIEQRFGRIHRIGQTEVCRLWNLVASNTREGEVFTRLLEKLDQMRETYGGKVFDVLGEAFAETPLRDLLLDAIQYGEQPAVKDRMHEVIDATVGDGLKGLLDERALASEHLSDADLRTLRAAMDEARARRLQPHDIESAFKDAFTRLGGRIVKRELGRYKVANVPQHVRSAGNGPIATKYDHVTFDLGHIQPDDRLHVDLLAPGHPLHDAVMAETIRNFGGALNRGTVLVSAALDEPHLLVGVVEEVVDATGESVARRFGYAYVDSSGTVRPAGPAPYLDCVAAPNDTAIDVANGLPWLADAEDKATSWIIANQLPQYLAEVQPRRLAELLRARELVAKRLTSESERLFLDAAAASEKERRGEKPKVSSESLHRKAVELEIRLRKRLELLDHQQLMSTKPPQILTAALVLSVSDLPL, encoded by the coding sequence GTGCTGCTCGAGGTGCTCAAGCCAGGTCTACGCATCGACGGACTCATTCCGGCGGAGGTCGTCACGGTCATCGCGGCCCAGTGGCACGGTGCGAACGCACTCGAGCTGACCTACAAGACTGCCGGGGGCGTCCTTGACCAGCGGGTCGTCTTCCGGAAGGACGAGGAGAAGCTGAGCGTCGCCCACAGTGGCAGCCGAGCCTTCGACGCGAACGTAGGTGACTTCAAGCTGGTCGCCGAGGCTCAGCGGATCTCACTGGCCGGCCTGTTCGACCCGATGCTCGCCGTGGCGACCAGCGACGTTCAGCCGCTCCCGCACCAGATCCGCGCCGTGTACGGCGAGCTCATGCCCCGTACACCGTTGCGCTTCCTGCTCGCCGACGATCCGGGCGCGGGAAAGACGATCATGGCTGGGCTCTACATCAAGGAGCTCCTGCTGCGCGATGACGTCAAGCGGTGCCTAGTCGTGGCTCCGGGAGGCTTGGTGGATCAGTGGCAGGACGAGCTCTTCTTCAAGTTCGGTCTCCGATTCGACCTGCTCACGAACCAGCTCATTGACTCCCAGCTCAATCTCAACGTCTTCGAGACCTACCCGCTGCTGATCGCCCGCATGGACCAGCTCTCCCGCAACGAGCACTTGAAGGCGCAGCTCCAGGAAACGGATTGGGACCTGATCGTCGTCGACGAGGCGCACCGCATGGGCGGCCACTACTTCGGTGGCAAGGTGGAGAAGACCAAGCGGTTCCAGCTCGGCGAGATGCTCGGCGAGATCACTCGGCACCTGCTCCTGATGACAGCCACCCCGCACTCGGGAAAGGAAGAGGACTTCCAGCTCTTCCTCACCCTGCTGGACCGTGACCGGTTCGAGGGCAGGCAGAACAGGAGCACCGACGTCAGCGGGATCATGCGACGCATGATCAAGGAAGACCTGCTCACCTTCGAAGGCAGAAGACTCTTCCCCGAGCGTCTGGCGGAGACTGTCCCGTACGAACTCACGGCACTCGAGTACGACCTCTACGAGGACGTCACCCACTATGTCCGCGAGGGGATGAACCGTGCCGACCGCATCGGTGGCACACGCAAGAACACCGTCGGTTTCGCGCTCACCGTTTTGCAGCGACGCCTGGCCTCCAGCCCTGAGGCGATCTACAAGAGTCTTGTACGGCGTACCGAGCGCCTGGAGCGCAGGAAGCAGGAGATCCTCGACGGTACCTGTCGCGAGAGTATGCCCACCGTCGACCTAGCCGACTTCGACCATGGCGACCTCAATGCCGATGAGATCGAGGAGATCGAGGAGGAACTGCTCGATGCGGCGACGGCGGCGCAGACGGTCGATGAGCTCGACGTCGAGCTCATCGAGCTGAGGGCGTTGGTGCAGACGGCTCAGCGCGTCCGCGAGGCGGGAACGGACCGCAAGTGGATCGAGTTGTCCGCCCTCTTGCGGGACCACGCGCTGGTGACCGACGCCGATGGACGCCCACGGAAACTCATCGTGTTCACCGAGCACCGCGACACCCTCCACTATCTGCAGGGCAAGATCGGGTCCCTGCTGGGGGCCACCGATGCCGTCAGGGCCATTCATGGCGGCGTACGCCGGGCCGAACGGCGACAGATCACCGAGGAGTTCACCAAGAACTGTGATGCTCGGATCCTGCTGGCCACCGACGCCGCCGGCGAGGGACTCAACCTGCAGGCCGCACACCTGATGATCAATTACGACCTGCCTTGGAACCCCAACCGCATCGAGCAGCGCTTCGGCCGCATCCACCGTATCGGCCAGACGGAGGTCTGCCGGCTCTGGAACCTCGTCGCCTCCAACACCCGCGAGGGCGAGGTGTTCACGCGCCTGCTGGAGAAACTCGACCAGATGCGCGAGACGTACGGCGGGAAGGTCTTCGATGTTCTGGGAGAGGCGTTCGCCGAGACCCCACTGCGAGACTTGCTCCTCGATGCCATCCAGTACGGTGAGCAGCCGGCAGTCAAGGATCGGATGCACGAGGTCATTGACGCCACCGTCGGAGACGGTCTCAAGGGCCTCCTGGACGAGCGGGCACTCGCTTCGGAGCACCTTTCGGATGCCGATCTCCGCACCCTGCGTGCCGCGATGGACGAAGCCCGCGCTCGACGCCTTCAGCCGCACGACATCGAATCGGCCTTCAAGGATGCCTTCACCCGGCTCGGTGGCCGCATCGTCAAGCGCGAACTGGGGCGTTACAAGGTAGCCAACGTGCCGCAGCACGTCCGCTCGGCAGGCAACGGGCCCATTGCCACCAAGTACGACCACGTAACCTTCGACCTCGGCCACATCCAGCCCGACGACCGCCTCCACGTCGACCTGCTCGCCCCAGGCCACCCGCTGCACGACGCCGTCATGGCCGAAACTATCCGAAACTTCGGGGGCGCTCTCAACCGGGGCACCGTCCTAGTCTCGGCCGCCCTGGACGAGCCGCACCTCCTCGTCGGGGTAGTCGAGGAGGTCGTGGACGCCACCGGCGAGTCGGTGGCCCGACGGTTCGGCTACGCGTACGTCGACAGCAGCGGTACCGTGCGGCCAGCAGGCCCCGCGCCCTACCTCGACTGCGTCGCCGCACCCAACGACACGGCAATCGACGTCGCGAACGGACTGCCCTGGCTCGCCGACGCTGAGGACAAGGCGACCAGCTGGATCATCGCCAACCAGCTTCCCCAGTACCTGGCCGAGGTCCAGCCCCGTCGCCTGGCAGAGTTGCTCAGGGCCCGGGAACTGGTGGCCAAGCGCCTAACCTCGGAGAGTGAGCGGCTGTTCCTCGATGCTGCGGCGGCCTCCGAGAAGGAACGAAGGGGCGAGAAGCCCAAGGTGTCCTCCGAGAGCCTCCACCGCAAGGCTGTTGAGCTCGAGATACGGCTTCGAAAGCGTCTCGAACTGCTCGACCACCAGCAGCTGATGTCGACGAAGCCACCGCAGATCCTCACCGCGGCGCTTGTGCTGAGCGTCTCCGATCTGCCTTTGTGA
- a CDS encoding AAA domain-containing protein codes for MNVPRRHAKNPDVIGQTASLIGFLKEVVQSSNQRLRDDRRSRERLWLVAMPPSVRRPSDRLDGLLFTLDHVPQTSPPPLPDLLDGWVSTERCQDADGGDPPLEAEGPGQELVRAADGSQSWEQAAEQTVRREDSDEVLRAYGPWLTRWRKWAERERAERALRELYDQVYSWHQKLTQQDDQLELVLATGLLTWRDPRGDAIHRHLLTHRVETLVDRKTARLTVRLMAEGAVRLEDQSFLDTDDGWAPERSAALTEEIAAQSLHLLGSEALEQLAQWQERVLQRPVSFSAEWQPPREPEAGARLTYAPALVLRPRDRNALLGFYDRIADSVSSEAHAPLGLAQLVLPLNSEERVNWDGREIPPLFGDDPFFPGKTNERQRSVLRRLEHDTGVVVQGPPGTGKTHTIANLVSALLAQGQRVLVTSARDQALTVLRDKLPPAVRDLCVLLLSSARQDGADELERTVNALTDQVAASDPEQLQDEIHRLSARREEVRGRISTLTEQVIALREAEVYRHPEIAPGYAGTLAAIVQRVQENAGHHSWIGLVPANGPTPSVPPLSPAQAVELLSLLRDGAAEPRAGGTLPDPDGLPSPEALAQALSASRVTDEGLPSGAVRIRGDLARLDSSVTDELTSLVDSCRTALHHLGLSPQATQWDEDKWATKALTDRLSRENLALWRRVSGLADQLVAISERLNEQGMTRVTVPGQLSTEQGDAMLTAGSALREHLVSGGKLRVRGSFRASRAQKAAQDLLDTCTVNGHSPETLEDLDAALAHLRARSAVATLAERWGQVQVPVSEGPLEVRLASLTEAYARLEHVDTFGAGRERIDELLVHHGMHIALTSRSAWQDFAGALSAVSGRRAADEATAQLLAWEEQLRTPVDGSHPTTEAVAAAQAVREQDVDRYAKELEALREAHRREHRRRRCAVLLESVRRAHPLLADQLTHDPGDRAWEARLDSLAEAWAWAVASAFVHRQRTPGRERQVEGELAQCERHLEDITGELAATWGRWHCLHRMTQEQRSALQAYRNHMSSYGKGKGRGAGRYRAAAYDAMKTAQEAVPAWVMPISQVAEMVQPRRDAFDVVIVDEASQAGMDALFLLWLAPRVIVVGDDKQCAPPLSGMGRHQAIHDRLVSHLPDMPPRLRTLYGPSTNLYQLLSTFFPKVIRLEEHFRCMPEIIGWSSQTFYNNKLQPLRQYGGERLDPLVTHFVEGAVTQGRDSRIRNPKEAEAIVDCLARLVADPDYRDRTMGVITLQGSIGQVKLLEKLIQERIPAPMLERHQIRVGSPASFQGDERHVILLSMVVTDPPRITGGARSERQAYNVAASRAQDQMWLFYSVPPDRLKREDMRLNLLSYMENPPSALAGSEDIGEVVGDVPQKPFESLFEQQVYLRLKARGYYVVPQYPAGNKRLDLVVVGARGRLAVECDGDRYHSTPEQIRHDQRRDRELQRVGWTFWRIRESEFRFDPEEALSGLWVELERLGIHPATFEGTSDRTHSSATPTSSQWTPFDLSSDEGLADDTAETPEGPGMDHLSNALGEAEDNEADDETDDSTEGSA; via the coding sequence GTGAACGTACCGCGACGTCACGCGAAGAACCCCGACGTCATCGGCCAGACTGCCAGTCTGATCGGCTTCCTCAAGGAGGTCGTTCAGAGCAGCAACCAACGACTTCGTGATGACCGCCGCTCAAGGGAGCGGTTATGGCTGGTCGCCATGCCCCCCTCGGTACGACGCCCGTCCGACCGACTCGACGGGCTGCTGTTCACGCTTGACCACGTTCCGCAGACATCGCCGCCCCCACTCCCGGATCTGCTGGACGGATGGGTCTCCACGGAACGCTGCCAGGACGCGGACGGCGGTGACCCTCCGCTCGAAGCTGAGGGACCGGGGCAGGAACTGGTGCGAGCTGCGGACGGCAGCCAGTCCTGGGAACAGGCGGCGGAGCAGACCGTCCGCCGAGAGGATTCCGACGAGGTACTCCGAGCCTACGGTCCCTGGCTGACGCGCTGGCGGAAGTGGGCGGAGAGGGAGCGCGCGGAACGAGCCCTTCGGGAGCTGTACGACCAGGTCTACAGCTGGCACCAGAAGCTGACCCAGCAGGATGATCAGCTAGAACTCGTGCTCGCCACAGGGCTCTTGACTTGGCGCGATCCACGCGGTGACGCCATCCATCGTCACCTGCTCACCCACCGCGTGGAGACCTTGGTAGACCGAAAGACCGCCAGGCTCACCGTGCGGCTCATGGCTGAGGGGGCCGTGCGGCTGGAGGATCAATCATTCCTCGACACCGATGACGGCTGGGCGCCCGAACGCTCCGCCGCGCTCACCGAAGAGATCGCGGCCCAGTCGCTGCACCTGCTTGGTTCGGAGGCCTTGGAGCAGTTGGCCCAGTGGCAGGAGCGGGTGCTGCAACGGCCTGTGTCCTTCAGTGCCGAGTGGCAGCCGCCCCGCGAGCCCGAAGCAGGCGCGCGTCTCACGTACGCTCCCGCACTTGTGCTGCGTCCACGGGACCGCAATGCTCTGCTGGGCTTCTACGACCGGATCGCGGACAGCGTGTCCTCCGAGGCACACGCACCTCTGGGTCTCGCCCAGCTGGTACTGCCACTGAACTCCGAAGAGCGCGTGAACTGGGACGGCCGCGAGATTCCGCCCCTGTTCGGGGACGACCCGTTCTTCCCAGGAAAGACCAACGAACGTCAACGCAGTGTCCTGCGGCGGCTGGAGCACGACACGGGCGTGGTGGTCCAAGGCCCACCGGGCACCGGCAAGACCCACACGATCGCCAATCTGGTCTCCGCGCTGCTGGCGCAGGGGCAGAGGGTCTTGGTGACCAGCGCCCGCGACCAGGCCCTGACGGTCCTGCGGGACAAACTTCCTCCCGCCGTACGGGACCTGTGCGTCCTCCTGCTGAGCTCGGCACGGCAGGACGGGGCGGATGAGCTGGAACGCACGGTCAACGCTCTCACCGATCAGGTCGCCGCCAGTGACCCCGAGCAACTGCAGGACGAGATCCATCGGCTCTCCGCCCGCCGTGAGGAGGTGCGGGGAAGGATCAGCACGCTCACCGAACAGGTGATCGCACTGCGGGAGGCCGAGGTCTACCGGCACCCGGAGATCGCACCGGGATACGCCGGCACTCTCGCCGCAATTGTGCAGCGTGTGCAAGAAAACGCCGGACATCACTCCTGGATCGGTCTTGTGCCGGCTAACGGCCCCACCCCGTCTGTCCCTCCGCTGTCCCCCGCGCAAGCGGTGGAACTGCTGAGCCTGCTGCGCGACGGTGCGGCTGAGCCACGCGCCGGTGGCACTCTGCCAGACCCCGACGGCCTCCCCTCCCCCGAAGCCTTGGCCCAGGCACTCTCAGCCAGCCGCGTCACCGACGAGGGCCTGCCCTCCGGGGCGGTCCGCATCCGTGGCGATCTTGCCAGGCTCGACAGCTCTGTCACCGATGAGCTGACCTCTCTCGTGGATTCCTGCCGTACGGCTCTGCACCACCTCGGCCTGTCTCCGCAGGCCACACAATGGGATGAGGACAAGTGGGCCACCAAGGCCCTCACCGACCGACTCTCCCGTGAGAACCTCGCCCTGTGGCGTCGCGTGTCCGGACTTGCCGATCAACTCGTCGCGATCTCCGAGCGGCTGAACGAACAGGGGATGACGCGCGTCACCGTGCCCGGGCAGCTCTCCACGGAACAAGGGGATGCGATGCTCACGGCGGGTTCTGCGCTGCGCGAGCACCTCGTCTCGGGTGGCAAGCTGCGAGTCCGCGGCAGCTTCCGTGCCTCGCGGGCGCAGAAGGCCGCGCAGGACCTCCTCGACACGTGCACTGTGAACGGTCACTCACCCGAAACGCTGGAGGATCTCGACGCCGCCCTTGCTCACCTCCGCGCCCGCTCCGCCGTTGCCACGCTTGCGGAGCGGTGGGGCCAAGTGCAGGTGCCCGTATCCGAAGGGCCGCTGGAAGTTCGGCTGGCGTCGCTGACGGAGGCGTACGCGCGCCTGGAACATGTCGACACGTTCGGCGCCGGCCGCGAGCGCATCGACGAGCTGCTCGTACATCACGGGATGCACATCGCCCTCACCTCCAGGTCGGCATGGCAGGACTTCGCCGGCGCCCTCTCTGCGGTCTCCGGCCGACGAGCGGCGGACGAGGCTACGGCCCAGTTGCTTGCTTGGGAGGAACAACTGCGCACACCGGTGGACGGCTCCCACCCCACCACCGAAGCTGTGGCCGCCGCCCAAGCCGTTCGGGAGCAGGACGTCGACCGATACGCCAAGGAACTTGAGGCGCTGCGCGAGGCTCATCGGCGTGAACACCGCCGGCGTCGATGCGCCGTGCTACTCGAAAGCGTCCGCCGGGCCCACCCGCTGCTCGCTGACCAGCTGACGCACGACCCTGGTGACCGGGCATGGGAAGCTCGCCTGGACTCTCTGGCGGAGGCGTGGGCCTGGGCGGTGGCTTCTGCCTTCGTTCACCGTCAGCGCACGCCGGGACGCGAACGTCAGGTCGAAGGCGAACTGGCCCAGTGTGAACGTCACCTGGAGGACATCACCGGTGAACTCGCTGCCACCTGGGGAAGGTGGCACTGTCTGCATCGCATGACACAAGAGCAGCGGTCGGCACTCCAGGCGTACCGCAACCACATGTCCTCGTACGGCAAGGGCAAGGGGCGCGGTGCGGGCCGATACCGTGCCGCGGCATACGACGCTATGAAGACGGCACAGGAAGCAGTCCCCGCGTGGGTTATGCCCATCTCCCAGGTCGCCGAGATGGTGCAGCCCAGGCGGGACGCGTTCGACGTCGTCATCGTCGACGAGGCTAGTCAGGCCGGCATGGACGCCTTGTTCCTGCTGTGGCTGGCGCCCCGCGTCATCGTGGTGGGGGACGACAAACAGTGCGCGCCCCCACTCAGTGGCATGGGCCGGCACCAGGCGATCCATGACCGGCTCGTCTCGCACCTGCCGGACATGCCGCCAAGGCTGCGCACGCTGTACGGACCTTCCACCAACCTCTACCAGCTCCTGTCCACCTTCTTCCCGAAGGTGATCCGGTTGGAGGAGCACTTCCGTTGCATGCCGGAGATTATCGGCTGGTCTTCGCAGACCTTCTACAACAACAAGCTGCAGCCTCTGCGCCAGTACGGCGGTGAGCGCCTCGACCCCCTCGTGACCCACTTCGTCGAAGGGGCTGTCACACAGGGGCGCGACAGCAGGATTCGCAACCCGAAGGAGGCCGAGGCCATCGTCGACTGCCTGGCCAGGCTCGTAGCGGACCCTGACTACCGCGACCGGACTATGGGCGTCATCACCCTTCAGGGGTCGATCGGCCAGGTCAAGCTCCTGGAAAAGCTCATCCAGGAACGTATCCCGGCGCCGATGCTTGAACGCCACCAGATCCGGGTGGGCAGCCCGGCGTCGTTCCAGGGAGACGAACGGCACGTCATCCTGCTGTCGATGGTCGTCACCGATCCGCCGCGCATCACGGGAGGTGCCCGCAGCGAACGACAGGCATACAACGTCGCCGCGTCCCGGGCACAGGACCAGATGTGGCTCTTCTACTCGGTACCGCCGGACCGATTGAAGAGGGAGGACATGCGACTCAACCTCCTGTCCTATATGGAGAACCCGCCATCGGCACTTGCCGGCTCCGAAGACATCGGAGAGGTGGTGGGCGATGTACCGCAGAAGCCCTTCGAATCGCTCTTCGAGCAGCAGGTCTACCTGCGCCTGAAGGCCCGGGGATATTACGTCGTCCCGCAGTATCCGGCAGGGAACAAGCGCCTCGACCTCGTCGTCGTAGGGGCACGTGGGCGCCTGGCCGTGGAGTGCGACGGCGACCGGTATCACTCGACACCCGAGCAGATCCGGCATGACCAACGGCGCGACCGTGAACTCCAACGCGTCGGCTGGACGTTCTGGCGGATTCGCGAGAGCGAGTTCCGATTCGACCCCGAGGAGGCACTCTCCGGCCTGTGGGTCGAGCTCGAACGACTTGGCATCCATCCGGCCACGTTCGAGGGAACCAGTGACCGGACCCATTCGTCCGCCACACCCACCAGCAGTCAGTGGACCCCCTTCGACCTCTCCTCCGACGAAGGACTGGCCGACGACACGGCGGAAACGCCCGAGGGCCCTGGCATGGATCACCTGTCCAACGCGCTCGGCGAAGCCGAAGACAACGAAGCAGACGACGAAACCGACGACAGCACGGAAGGCTCGGCATGA